The Lacrimispora xylanolytica genome has a segment encoding these proteins:
- a CDS encoding late competence development ComFB family protein, giving the protein MARKSSKTAHVMNLLAGDEPESSKSEAAKENQAASLNTDSSETIKELTVLAHKASIQTQEGPLSPSPISIIDMSSSSPDPVSEMIRQQLEEEEGINTDSSQETAIENNVTEAVNTQIEKTVGEKAESEKTEAGKTDVEKAEIEEIDAEETIAEKVVTEEIGDRETTAEKTIAEGIGSEETINEKALTDGIESTGIGSEELKTEAPIDDRKNLEKIVPEQELSENPMTETRNDQTNTVADDNNASNANSTGGTETFGNSESGSDLKQNISDDNEDAPMILTASEVKIIETDFEEPKKNPSPETEAMESKESASASEPEMPTFKYLNVMEHVVQSKVHEYAAKFGICCCGHCIADITALTLTNLPPKYVVVKPPTASPLLNFYMNRYSQQVIVEITKACFTVKQNPHH; this is encoded by the coding sequence ATGGCCAGAAAAAGCAGCAAGACAGCTCATGTAATGAATCTTTTGGCGGGTGATGAACCTGAATCCTCCAAATCAGAAGCAGCAAAGGAAAACCAGGCAGCCAGTCTGAATACAGATTCTTCTGAAACGATAAAAGAGCTGACAGTATTGGCTCACAAGGCTTCCATTCAAACACAGGAGGGACCATTATCGCCCTCCCCTATATCAATCATAGATATGTCTTCTTCCTCACCTGATCCGGTTTCTGAGATGATCAGACAGCAGTTAGAAGAAGAGGAAGGAATCAACACTGATTCTTCACAAGAAACGGCTATTGAAAACAATGTAACTGAGGCAGTAAATACTCAAATAGAAAAAACTGTGGGCGAAAAAGCCGAATCCGAAAAAACGGAAGCTGGTAAAACTGATGTAGAAAAAGCTGAAATTGAAGAAATAGACGCTGAAGAAACAATTGCTGAAAAAGTAGTAACTGAAGAAATTGGAGATAGAGAAACAACTGCTGAGAAAACGATAGCTGAAGGAATTGGATCTGAGGAAACAATTAACGAGAAAGCATTAACTGACGGAATTGAATCTACAGGAATTGGGTCAGAAGAACTAAAAACTGAGGCCCCTATTGACGATCGTAAGAATCTTGAAAAAATAGTTCCAGAACAAGAGTTATCAGAAAATCCCATGACTGAAACCAGGAACGACCAGACAAATACTGTAGCTGATGATAATAATGCAAGCAATGCCAACTCCACTGGCGGTACGGAAACCTTTGGTAATTCTGAAAGCGGATCTGATTTAAAACAAAATATAAGCGATGATAATGAGGACGCTCCAATGATCCTTACTGCTTCTGAAGTAAAAATCATTGAAACAGACTTTGAAGAGCCAAAGAAGAATCCATCACCAGAGACTGAGGCTATGGAAAGCAAGGAAAGCGCATCAGCCTCTGAGCCTGAAATGCCAACATTTAAATATTTGAATGTTATGGAGCATGTGGTTCAAAGTAAGGTGCATGAATATGCAGCAAAGTTTGGTATCTGTTGCTGTGGACATTGCATTGCAGATATAACAGCACTGACTTTGACCAACCTTCCGCCAAAGTATGTTGTGGTGAAACCACCTACTGCGTCACCTCTTTTGAATTTTTACATGAATCGTTATTCCCAACAGGTAATTGTAGAAATAACAAAAGCCTGCTTCACGGTAAAACAAAACCCACACCATTAG
- a CDS encoding chemotaxis protein CheD, producing the protein MDKQITVGIADMKFARQEGTLITYALGSCIGISLYDPMIKLGALVHIMLPEVYGTGDGNIFKYADTGLNETFRKIEVLGARKPRLVAKIAGGAKMFELQGNSTLGNIGARNIVSVKQILKNAGVRLAAEDVGENYARTMSVDISTGAVKIRTYGRAEIVL; encoded by the coding sequence ATGGATAAGCAAATTACAGTAGGGATCGCAGATATGAAGTTTGCCAGACAGGAAGGGACTCTTATTACATATGCACTTGGTTCTTGTATCGGCATCAGCTTATATGATCCCATGATTAAGCTGGGAGCTCTCGTACATATTATGCTCCCGGAAGTGTACGGCACTGGTGATGGCAATATATTTAAATATGCAGATACCGGTCTTAATGAGACCTTTCGAAAGATAGAGGTTCTGGGGGCCAGAAAACCTCGTTTGGTAGCAAAGATAGCTGGCGGAGCCAAGATGTTCGAGCTGCAGGGAAACAGCACTCTTGGTAATATTGGTGCAAGAAATATAGTCAGTGTAAAACAGATATTAAAAAATGCTGGTGTCAGATTGGCTGCGGAGGATGTAGGCGAAAATTATGCCCGCACCATGTCAGTTGATATCAGCACCGGGGCGGTAAAGATTCGTACCTATGGGAGAGCGGAAATTGTTTTGTAA
- a CDS encoding flagellar hook-basal body protein, which yields MNQSFYIGALGAMNQQTKLNIVSNNIANVNTVGFKPQNGVFSDLVYEKVRNAKGENGAMSGSGTRIETVKSNMSTMPYTETGLDNDYAIPGEGFFMLKDPVTGEVTYSRDGRFQLAKTEDKFYLVNTEGKRVMNMDQEEVSYDVKPASYPENQEDAEDEEKEELNEGEHDPKAIGVYTFSRMDGLQDVGGNAFVASAKNGDPILLEKAKVVKGALESSGTDFALEMTRMMEAQRAYSYALKMVQTSDEVETTINSLR from the coding sequence ATGAATCAATCTTTTTACATAGGAGCATTGGGGGCAATGAATCAGCAGACAAAACTGAATATTGTGTCCAATAATATTGCAAATGTCAACACCGTTGGTTTTAAACCTCAAAACGGTGTATTTTCTGATTTAGTATATGAAAAAGTGAGAAATGCCAAAGGTGAAAATGGTGCCATGTCAGGAAGCGGTACCAGAATAGAGACTGTAAAGTCAAATATGAGTACCATGCCATATACTGAAACAGGTCTTGATAACGATTATGCTATTCCAGGAGAAGGATTTTTCATGTTAAAGGATCCGGTGACCGGAGAAGTCACTTACTCAAGAGATGGCCGGTTTCAGCTTGCAAAGACAGAAGATAAGTTCTATCTTGTAAACACAGAAGGAAAGAGGGTCATGAACATGGATCAGGAAGAAGTATCCTACGATGTGAAACCAGCTTCCTATCCTGAAAACCAAGAAGACGCAGAGGATGAAGAGAAAGAAGAGCTAAACGAGGGAGAGCACGATCCCAAGGCAATTGGTGTCTATACATTTTCAAGAATGGACGGTCTTCAGGATGTAGGCGGAAATGCTTTTGTAGCTTCTGCTAAAAACGGTGATCCCATACTTCTTGAGAAAGCAAAAGTAGTAAAAGGGGCTCTGGAGAGTTCAGGCACGGATTTTGCCCTTGAAATGACAAGAATGATGGAGGCGCAAAGAGCCTATTCCTATGCACTAAAGATGGTACAGACTTCAGACGAAGTAGAAACCACAATCAATTCGCTGCGATAA
- the fliS gene encoding flagellar export chaperone FliS, whose product MNMNGYQQYKEQSVNTMTPGEMLNLLFDELLKRLTRADLALEKKDYESFEQSIQRSIDIVIYLKNTLNFNYEISGELKRHYDFFLFEFSRIKAGRNRQVIAEVRPLIVDLRDAFKEAQRLSS is encoded by the coding sequence ATGAATATGAATGGATACCAGCAATATAAAGAGCAGTCAGTTAATACTATGACGCCGGGGGAGATGCTGAATCTTTTATTTGACGAATTGTTAAAGCGTTTGACAAGAGCGGATCTGGCTTTAGAGAAAAAGGACTATGAATCTTTTGAACAATCCATTCAGCGGTCAATTGATATTGTAATTTATCTAAAAAACACTTTAAATTTCAATTATGAGATTAGTGGAGAGTTAAAACGACATTACGATTTTTTCCTTTTTGAATTCAGTAGAATTAAAGCAGGAAGAAATCGACAGGTCATTGCAGAGGTACGTCCTTTGATTGTTGATTTACGGGATGCATTTAAAGAAGCTCAGCGACTAAGCAGTTAA
- a CDS encoding flagellar hook-basal body protein → MFHGFYNLASGMLYQNRNLNTISNNMVNVSTPGYKSDQMVSTTFKDELLYRNGNRNKSNPTQIGSVSMIRSVGETKTSYNQGNVEETGNNLDFALTQPGFFAVQDKDGNRLYTRNGSFTTDQEGYLSLPSIGRVLGEDGNPIEMTSDRISVDQSGNIYEVPVKGLGGEEEGTSSEETEPVLLGKIGVFNFNDYTQLVKGNNGTFKATEDGTAVNGGIQWKSLERSNIDPIDQMTAMMTSQRASQSAAQVLKMYDQLMGKIVSDIGRI, encoded by the coding sequence ATGTTTCATGGGTTTTATAATCTGGCGTCTGGAATGCTATATCAGAACCGGAACTTGAATACAATCAGTAATAACATGGTAAACGTGAGCACCCCAGGATATAAGTCAGATCAGATGGTCAGTACCACATTTAAGGACGAATTGCTCTACCGCAATGGAAATCGTAACAAAAGCAATCCCACCCAGATTGGTTCTGTCTCCATGATACGTTCTGTAGGAGAAACCAAAACCAGCTATAATCAGGGCAATGTAGAAGAAACAGGCAATAACCTGGATTTTGCATTGACACAGCCTGGTTTCTTTGCCGTTCAGGATAAAGACGGTAACCGGCTCTATACGAGAAATGGTTCTTTTACCACAGACCAGGAAGGTTATTTAAGCTTACCCTCTATCGGAAGAGTACTTGGTGAAGATGGAAATCCCATTGAGATGACCTCAGACCGTATTTCCGTAGATCAATCAGGAAATATTTATGAGGTACCGGTAAAGGGGTTAGGCGGTGAGGAAGAAGGAACATCATCCGAAGAAACAGAGCCAGTACTTCTTGGAAAAATAGGCGTCTTTAACTTTAATGACTATACCCAGTTGGTAAAAGGAAACAATGGAACCTTTAAAGCAACAGAAGACGGTACAGCAGTGAATGGCGGAATTCAGTGGAAATCCCTGGAACGGTCTAACATTGATCCCATTGATCAGATGACAGCGATGATGACCAGTCAGAGGGCATCTCAAAGTGCAGCCCAGGTACTTAAAATGTATGACCAGCTTATGGGAAAAATCGTAAGTGATATAGGCAGAATCTAA
- a CDS encoding ParA family protein, with the protein MSTVITITNQKGGVGKTTTSCSLACGLAMKKKRVLAVDLDPQGNLGFSLGLEIESCATIYEVFKGTATLQEAIRPAKYCDVISSNILLSGAELEFTGKQRESMLKNILSTVAGYYDYIIIDTPPALNILTVNAYAAADYLVIPMVPEILSLLGVSQIKDTINTVRTSVNPDLYVLGILLNKYNPRTLLSREVKEMAENIAAQIGTVVFDTHIRSSVSVAEAPAQGESLLDYAPRSNPALDYKALVEEVLERIRLRKN; encoded by the coding sequence TTGTCAACGGTAATTACCATTACAAATCAAAAGGGCGGCGTAGGTAAAACAACCACTTCCTGCTCTCTTGCCTGCGGTTTGGCTATGAAGAAAAAAAGAGTCTTGGCAGTTGATTTAGATCCACAGGGCAACTTGGGCTTTAGCCTTGGACTTGAGATCGAATCCTGCGCTACCATATATGAAGTTTTTAAAGGAACTGCAACTTTGCAGGAAGCCATTCGGCCAGCAAAGTATTGTGATGTTATATCATCCAACATACTCCTTAGCGGGGCGGAGCTGGAATTTACCGGGAAGCAGAGGGAAAGCATGTTGAAAAATATTCTCTCTACCGTAGCAGGCTACTATGATTATATTATTATTGATACACCTCCTGCTCTTAATATTCTTACGGTCAATGCATATGCTGCGGCTGATTATCTGGTAATTCCTATGGTGCCAGAAATCCTAAGCCTGCTTGGAGTATCCCAGATAAAAGATACCATTAACACAGTCCGTACCTCTGTGAATCCGGATCTTTATGTTCTAGGTATTCTTCTTAATAAATATAACCCGAGAACACTCCTTTCCAGGGAAGTTAAGGAAATGGCTGAGAATATCGCTGCCCAGATTGGTACCGTTGTGTTTGACACTCATATCCGCTCCAGCGTCAGCGTAGCGGAAGCTCCTGCTCAGGGAGAAAGCCTTTTGGACTATGCTCCCCGTTCCAATCCAGCTTTGGATTACAAAGCTTTGGTCGAGGAAGTTCTAGAACGGATCAGGCTGCGTAAAAATTAG
- a CDS encoding sigma-70 family RNA polymerase sigma factor — MTGFYVRKAVLVGMEQDFSQSTNEELLIKYKRSKDIKIKHELVMRYMYMVKSISIQMRDVYLSFAQVEDIVNEGVLTIMSGIEKFDPEMNVKFETYISKRIRGMIIDMARKQDWIPRSVRKNAKDLDNAAMELCNRLGRFPTPKETADHMNISLEKYQEAVGKTNIYSVLSLDMVLEAGSENKKVLQLPAINENDQPEDHYLQEEFKQVLVSAINNLKENEQKVISLYYMDELNMKEIAQVMSVSEPRISQIHSNAIQKLRLYLTNFINGK, encoded by the coding sequence TTGACAGGATTTTATGTCAGAAAGGCAGTGTTAGTCGGAATGGAACAGGATTTTAGCCAAAGCACCAATGAAGAGTTACTAATTAAATATAAGCGGAGTAAGGATATTAAAATCAAGCATGAGCTGGTAATGCGTTATATGTATATGGTCAAGAGCATATCCATTCAAATGCGTGATGTATATTTAAGCTTTGCTCAGGTGGAAGACATTGTAAATGAAGGTGTGCTTACAATCATGAGCGGGATTGAGAAATTTGATCCTGAGATGAATGTAAAGTTTGAAACGTATATTTCCAAGCGGATACGCGGTATGATTATTGACATGGCAAGAAAACAGGACTGGATTCCAAGAAGTGTGAGGAAGAATGCCAAGGATCTTGATAATGCTGCCATGGAATTGTGCAACCGTCTTGGCCGTTTTCCAACACCCAAGGAAACCGCAGACCATATGAATATCAGTCTGGAAAAGTATCAGGAGGCCGTAGGCAAAACCAATATTTACAGCGTGCTCTCCTTAGATATGGTTTTAGAGGCCGGAAGTGAGAATAAAAAGGTGCTTCAGCTTCCCGCCATCAATGAAAATGACCAGCCGGAGGACCATTATCTCCAGGAAGAATTCAAGCAGGTTCTTGTTTCTGCCATAAATAATTTAAAAGAAAATGAACAAAAGGTTATTTCTTTGTATTATATGGACGAATTAAATATGAAGGAGATTGCTCAGGTTATGAGTGTCAGTGAGCCCAGAATCTCCCAGATTCATTCGAATGCCATACAAAAGCTAAGGCTTTATTTGACCAATTTTATAAATGGGAAATAA
- the fliD gene encoding flagellar filament capping protein FliD, which translates to MASVSTTNKTSAASSIRGYGGLASGLDRDTLIEGMTASTRAKIAKQNKSRQTLLWKQEAYQSVSSKLVQFAKKYTSYTNSATNLSSASFWSKSDITTSGANSKYVSVTGSSAISDSLSIVGVKRMAQDAYKVSKDSVSNNTLSTGSIDFGTVDVSNLEGEYLTFEYGSKTYSVTLQSGKDSDGYIFDYSDTEKAVESMNRSLKKVSIGNGKTLADVIDVYSDTSSGTARVNMKSKDTAGNTLQMDSGSTLALDALGFKDFKDMPVTDRIIGSGGFSNAVKANGQTLTTPKTFIERTGDKNISFTYNGVTKSIKMGNNSNIDELAADLKNKLAQQFGSGRIDVKADGDKLVFNTLIAGTTDKDETSVLSIAYADKGVLGIHGALGDSADKSNRLNLNSPLKESGLLSMSGVTGDGPLNLKINNVSITGLTYNSSMNEIMQKINSSNAGVKVSYLSSSDKFTFQSTVEGASGKIEFSDDALTLFGDDAAFNSKEGIDAVIAVKYGKGETQELVRGSNTFNLEGLNITVSGTFGYKSDETLDTSSDPVTLSAKANSDQIVSTITDMIKDFNEIVQLVNDQVSTKPNRDYSPLTDEQKESMSEDQIKKWEEKAKAGILFNDSDLRSLSDSLRFIFDAGSDDKALLSSFGISTSADYSDKGKLVLDETKFRAALEKNPEDLRKLFTKKADTSTGETDGFMAKLTNVTNKYASTTGATKGILIEKAGSTYAPTSVLSNSLQKSVDSIDAYIKNLQAQLKAETDRYVKQFTNLENVVSQMNSQSSWLSSFGG; encoded by the coding sequence ATGGCATCAGTATCAACGACAAATAAAACCAGCGCAGCATCATCCATTCGTGGTTATGGCGGTCTTGCCAGCGGACTGGACAGAGATACTCTGATTGAAGGAATGACAGCGTCCACCAGAGCTAAGATAGCCAAACAAAATAAGAGCAGGCAGACGTTACTCTGGAAGCAGGAGGCATATCAGTCTGTGAGTTCCAAATTAGTGCAATTCGCCAAAAAGTATACTTCCTATACAAATTCTGCAACCAATCTATCCAGTGCAAGCTTTTGGTCAAAAAGCGATATTACTACAAGTGGTGCTAACAGTAAATACGTAAGCGTTACAGGAAGTTCTGCTATCTCAGATTCCTTATCCATTGTGGGAGTAAAGCGTATGGCACAGGATGCGTATAAGGTTTCCAAAGACTCTGTTAGCAACAATACTCTTAGTACTGGATCCATTGATTTTGGAACGGTAGATGTCAGCAATTTAGAAGGAGAATATCTGACCTTTGAGTATGGAAGTAAGACATATAGCGTAACACTACAGTCTGGAAAAGACAGTGACGGATATATATTTGATTACTCTGATACAGAAAAGGCAGTAGAGTCTATGAATCGCTCTCTAAAGAAGGTATCTATTGGTAATGGAAAAACTTTAGCTGATGTAATAGACGTATACTCTGACACTTCCTCAGGTACTGCAAGGGTAAATATGAAATCAAAAGATACTGCTGGTAATACTTTACAAATGGATTCAGGAAGTACTTTGGCACTAGATGCGCTTGGCTTTAAAGATTTTAAAGATATGCCCGTAACAGATCGAATAATAGGATCTGGTGGATTTTCAAATGCAGTTAAGGCTAATGGGCAAACTCTTACTACACCTAAAACTTTCATAGAGAGAACCGGAGACAAAAATATTAGTTTTACATACAATGGAGTTACAAAATCCATTAAAATGGGAAATAATTCAAATATTGATGAGTTAGCAGCTGATTTAAAGAATAAGTTGGCGCAGCAGTTTGGATCAGGTAGAATTGATGTAAAAGCAGATGGAGACAAATTAGTATTTAATACTTTAATTGCCGGAACTACAGATAAGGATGAAACTTCTGTGCTATCTATTGCATATGCAGATAAAGGGGTTTTGGGAATCCATGGTGCATTAGGTGATTCAGCAGATAAATCCAATCGATTGAATTTAAATTCTCCATTAAAAGAGTCGGGGCTATTGAGCATGTCAGGTGTTACAGGAGACGGCCCATTAAATTTAAAAATCAATAATGTATCAATAACAGGATTAACATACAATAGCTCCATGAACGAAATAATGCAAAAAATCAACTCTTCTAATGCAGGTGTAAAAGTTAGTTATTTATCAAGCTCAGATAAGTTTACATTCCAATCCACAGTAGAAGGAGCCTCAGGTAAAATCGAATTCAGCGATGATGCATTGACTCTTTTTGGTGATGATGCGGCGTTTAATTCAAAAGAAGGTATAGATGCGGTTATCGCAGTAAAGTATGGAAAAGGTGAAACGCAAGAATTGGTTCGTGGTAGTAATACCTTTAATTTGGAAGGACTTAATATTACCGTAAGCGGAACGTTTGGTTATAAGAGTGACGAAACTTTAGATACAAGCTCAGATCCAGTTACGTTAAGTGCTAAGGCAAACAGTGATCAGATTGTCTCAACAATTACTGATATGATAAAAGATTTTAATGAAATTGTTCAATTAGTTAATGATCAGGTAAGCACAAAACCTAATCGTGATTATTCCCCTTTGACTGATGAGCAAAAAGAGAGCATGTCAGAGGATCAGATTAAAAAATGGGAAGAGAAGGCAAAGGCGGGAATTCTTTTTAACGATTCAGATCTTAGATCCTTGTCTGATAGTCTCCGTTTCATTTTTGACGCGGGATCAGATGATAAGGCCTTGCTAAGCTCTTTTGGTATTAGTACAAGCGCCGATTATAGTGATAAAGGTAAACTGGTATTAGATGAAACCAAGTTCCGAGCCGCTCTTGAGAAAAACCCGGAAGATTTAAGAAAATTGTTTACTAAAAAAGCTGATACTTCCACAGGAGAAACTGATGGCTTCATGGCTAAGCTCACTAATGTAACCAATAAATATGCTTCTACTACAGGTGCTACCAAAGGTATATTAATTGAAAAAGCTGGTTCTACTTATGCACCAACAAGCGTTTTATCAAATTCTTTGCAGAAGTCTGTTGATAGCATTGATGCTTATATCAAAAATCTTCAAGCTCAGTTAAAAGCAGAGACAGACCGATATGTGAAGCAGTTCACAAACCTGGAAAATGTAGTATCTCAGATGAACTCCCAAAGCAGTTGGCTCAGTTCATTCGGTGGTTAG
- a CDS encoding chemotaxis protein CheC, protein MKIRRYDEMNGLGLDLIREIGSIGTGNSATALSSMLGKSVRMTLPDVQILGYNEAIQFLGDPEEIVAAILVKMTGEINGLMLFILKLDFINEVLSSVLQKEIEDYYQLNVLETSALEEIGNIIISSYVSAMSTLSEVTINLSVPDIAVNMLGGILSVPMVEFGYQTDKMMMISGQFVIGGKVLHSDLLMMPDIESLNFLMEKLGITNG, encoded by the coding sequence ATGAAAATTAGACGTTATGATGAAATGAATGGATTGGGCCTTGATTTGATTCGTGAAATAGGCAGCATTGGAACAGGAAACTCTGCAACAGCGTTATCATCCATGCTTGGAAAATCCGTGAGAATGACACTGCCGGATGTCCAGATCCTTGGTTATAACGAAGCCATTCAATTCCTTGGTGATCCGGAAGAAATTGTCGCGGCTATTCTTGTAAAGATGACAGGTGAAATCAACGGACTGATGCTGTTTATTCTGAAGCTTGATTTTATTAATGAAGTGCTTAGCAGCGTTCTGCAGAAGGAAATCGAGGATTACTACCAGCTGAATGTACTTGAAACCTCTGCTCTTGAAGAAATTGGAAATATCATAATTTCATCTTATGTTAGTGCCATGTCAACCTTAAGTGAGGTAACCATAAACTTATCCGTTCCTGACATAGCTGTTAACATGTTAGGTGGAATTTTAAGTGTACCGATGGTAGAATTCGGTTATCAGACAGATAAAATGATGATGATCAGCGGCCAGTTTGTGATTGGCGGAAAAGTACTTCACAGTGACCTCCTCATGATGCCGGATATTGAATCACTGAACTTTTTAATGGAGAAACTGGGGATTACGAATGGATAA
- a CDS encoding EAL and HDOD domain-containing protein, which translates to MDKYVTRQPIKALKEDRIVGYEVLFQKDYNSIYSSSDVAVADTISDFLMQNSDNFADDKLTFVTFTPALLFRNTPKIFDKEKMVIQIEDHVMIHPLAPTIIRKYRAEGYEFAINDFQFSPSFFSMLDFATYIKIDIGNKCDSKEKISLINLVNTMRGLDKKCIATGVKNKEDYDLALEINADFVEGSYVAEALAKKVNRMEFLQGNFFQLVVEVSKDEPDIEQIEEIISRDAALSYALLKIVNSAYFALRRRVSSIRQALVTMGISQLKQWVYLLSFNNDSHHDEALEAVMKLSFLRANFAMALSDHVKDFPIIRSEAYMMGMFSTLQYLINAPLDEILAEIPVAEEIKAALINKEGICGTLYKLILSYENAEWKNVKAMSDELGLPSGFLAQTYMDCVEAVNGIWNSLTISAEQEADLTEERKTHA; encoded by the coding sequence ATGGATAAATATGTCACTCGTCAGCCCATTAAGGCTTTGAAGGAGGACAGGATCGTCGGATATGAAGTGTTGTTTCAGAAGGACTATAATTCCATTTACAGCAGTTCCGACGTGGCGGTAGCGGATACCATTTCGGATTTCCTCATGCAGAACTCCGATAACTTTGCAGATGATAAGCTCACTTTTGTAACTTTTACTCCGGCTTTGCTGTTTCGTAATACGCCAAAGATTTTTGATAAAGAAAAGATGGTAATCCAGATTGAGGATCATGTGATGATACACCCTCTGGCTCCGACCATTATTCGAAAATATAGAGCAGAAGGTTATGAGTTCGCTATTAATGATTTTCAGTTTTCTCCAAGCTTCTTCTCTATGCTGGATTTTGCAACTTACATAAAAATAGATATCGGAAATAAATGTGACTCCAAAGAGAAAATCTCTCTTATTAATCTCGTTAATACCATGAGGGGACTGGACAAAAAATGTATAGCAACCGGCGTCAAGAATAAAGAGGATTATGATCTGGCTCTGGAGATTAATGCAGACTTTGTAGAAGGTAGCTACGTTGCCGAGGCCCTGGCCAAAAAGGTAAACCGCATGGAATTTCTTCAGGGGAACTTCTTTCAGCTGGTTGTAGAGGTATCAAAGGACGAGCCTGATATTGAACAGATTGAAGAGATTATCAGCCGTGACGCTGCCCTCAGCTATGCCCTGCTAAAAATTGTAAATTCCGCATACTTTGCTTTGCGCCGGAGAGTATCTTCCATTCGTCAGGCGCTGGTAACCATGGGAATCAGCCAGTTAAAACAGTGGGTATATCTTTTAAGCTTTAATAACGATTCTCATCATGATGAGGCTTTAGAAGCGGTCATGAAGCTTTCATTTTTAAGAGCCAATTTTGCAATGGCTCTCTCTGATCATGTGAAGGACTTTCCAATTATAAGGTCTGAAGCTTATATGATGGGTATGTTTTCGACCCTCCAGTATTTAATTAACGCACCTTTAGATGAGATTCTGGCTGAGATACCAGTTGCCGAGGAAATCAAAGCCGCATTAATTAATAAAGAAGGAATTTGTGGAACGCTCTATAAGCTCATACTCAGCTATGAAAATGCAGAGTGGAAGAATGTAAAAGCAATGTCTGATGAATTAGGGCTTCCTTCCGGATTTTTAGCCCAGACCTATATGGATTGTGTCGAAGCTGTAAACGGCATATGGAACAGTCTTACCATCAGTGCAGAACAGGAAGCAGACTTAACAGAAGAAAGAAAAACCCACGCCTAA
- a CDS encoding chemotaxis protein codes for MAETEILLESGTNEIEIMEFTIYGELYGINVAKVREIMMSEKVKPIPHSHPSVEGIFKPRDLLLTVIDLPHYLTGSVSEKQPKDLFIVTNFNKLHIAFRVHSVVGISRISWESIQKPDDTISRGEEGVATGIAQCGDNLVTILDFEKIVAEIAPETGIQLDEINKLGKRTEVNYPILIAEDSILLTKMIETALKKAGYENLMFKNNGQEAWDYLEKIKDDSDLKDKVNLIITDIEMPVMDGHRLTKLVKSDPKLKEIPLVIFSSMINQELMIKGKQLGADEQLSKPEIAHLVEVIDHLIQRRG; via the coding sequence ATGGCAGAAACAGAGATTTTGTTAGAATCAGGGACCAATGAAATTGAGATAATGGAATTTACCATATATGGTGAGTTGTATGGTATTAATGTTGCTAAAGTACGTGAAATTATGATGTCAGAGAAGGTAAAGCCTATTCCGCATTCCCATCCTTCCGTAGAAGGTATTTTTAAACCCAGGGATCTCTTACTTACAGTCATTGATCTTCCTCACTATCTGACAGGAAGTGTTTCTGAGAAGCAGCCCAAGGATTTATTTATAGTTACCAACTTCAATAAATTACATATTGCATTTCGTGTCCATAGTGTGGTTGGTATCAGCCGTATTTCCTGGGAGAGCATTCAGAAGCCTGACGACACCATCAGCCGCGGAGAAGAAGGCGTAGCCACTGGAATCGCTCAATGCGGAGATAATCTGGTTACCATACTGGACTTTGAAAAAATTGTTGCAGAGATTGCACCAGAAACAGGAATTCAGCTGGACGAGATTAATAAACTTGGAAAAAGAACAGAAGTGAATTATCCTATCTTAATTGCAGAGGATTCCATTCTTCTTACAAAAATGATTGAGACTGCTCTTAAGAAAGCCGGTTATGAAAACTTAATGTTCAAGAATAATGGACAGGAAGCATGGGATTATCTGGAGAAGATCAAGGATGATTCTGATTTAAAAGATAAGGTAAATCTAATTATTACTGATATCGAGATGCCTGTAATGGATGGACACCGTTTGACCAAGCTGGTTAAGTCCGATCCTAAGCTGAAAGAGATACCATTGGTTATTTTCTCCTCCATGATCAATCAGGAATTAATGATAAAAGGAAAACAATTAGGAGCAGATGAGCAGCTTAGTAAGCCTGAGATTGCACACTTGGTTGAGGTAATCGATCATCTGATTCAAAGGAGGGGATAA